Proteins co-encoded in one Salvia splendens isolate huo1 chromosome 4, SspV2, whole genome shotgun sequence genomic window:
- the LOC121799598 gene encoding probable WRKY transcription factor 33 codes for MASLNTAFNYSPTSQYMNSSFTDMLTSNKDYSFPAALSPPPLSPSFFLDSPAPFGSSSNAFPFAALFAKDEATPFSDFSFQSQTQTALSDSSSAPIIASRDSLKRQREDEIAKVEQVPRIEQGKSDDGYNWRKYGQKQVKGSENPRSYYKCTFANCPTKKKVERNLDGYITEIVYKGSHNHAKPTTRRSSSSTHNYNYNNVATESTTTDNDNSSVSDDFEQASSINDAKRWKVDDENDSGCGNRAVREPRVVVQTTSEIDILDDGYRWRKYGQKVVKGNPNPRSYYKCTSNGCPVRKHVERAFHDKRAVITTYEGKHNHEVPAARGSNCYATSRPQPQVMRPPAPAPYNNPMSVTKDEPSFFDLFLD; via the exons ATGGCATCCTTAAACACAGCTTTTAACTACAGTCCCACATCCCAATACATGAATTCTTCTTTCACTGACATGCTCACATCAAACAAAGACTATTCATTCCCAGCTGCTCTCTCTCCTCCCCCTCTCTCCCCTTCTTTTTTTCTCGACTCTCCTGCCCCTTTTGGATCATCATCTAAT GCTTTCCCCTTCGCCGCCTTATTTGCCAAGGACGAGGCAACCCCGTTTTCCGATTTCTCCTTCCAATCCCAAACCCAAACGGCACTTTCCGATTCCTCCTCTGCACCGATCATCGCTTCAAGG GATTCATTGAAAAGGCAGAGAGAAGATGAAATTGCAAAAGTTGAACAAGTTCCAAGGATAGAGCAGGGGAAATCCGATGACGGCTACAACTGGAGAAAATACGGACAGAAACAAGTGAAGGGAAGCGAGAATCCTCGTAGTTATTACAAGTGCACCTTTGCAAACTGCCCCACCAAGAAGAAAGTGGAGAGGAATTTGGATGGATACATCACTGAGATTGTTTACAAAGGAAGCCACAACCACGCCAAGCCCACAACCAGAAGGTCATCATCCTCCACCCACAACTACAACTACAACAACGTCGCCACCGAGAGCACCACCACCGACAACGACAACTCGTCCGTCTCCGACGACTTCGAGCAAGCCTCGTCCATCAACGACGCCAAGAGATG GAAAGTGGACGATGAGAATGACAGTGGTTGTGGGAATAGAGCCGTTCGAGAGCCACGAGTGGTAGTGCAGACAACTAGTGAAATCGACATTCTTGATGACGGCTACCGGTGGAGGAAATATGGGCAGAAAGTGGTGAAGGGCAACCCCAATCCTAG GAGTTACTACAAGTGCACCTCCAATGGGTGTCCGGTGAGGAAacacgtggagcgcgcattccACGACAAGAGGGCCGTGATCACCACATACGAAGGGAAGCACAACCACGAGGTCCCTGCAGCGCGTGGAAGCAACTGCTATGCAACTAGCAGGCCTCAACCACAAGTAATGAGGCCTCCCGCACCCGCACCTTATAACAATCCCATGTCCGTAACCAAAGACGAGCCCTCGTTTTTTGACTTGTTTCTAGATTGA
- the LOC121799599 gene encoding CASP-like protein 4B2, with protein MGNEPTPTPTPENVTTHPAPAATDLESGGLSVDVIMERWKTEDLLQKCSLASRVFGFIFSFLTLIIMATNIHGDWRDFYHYEEYRYVLVVAILSTSYASFQSWRQIHKLATNKNLFSWPNSAAIDYGCDQVCSA; from the exons ATGGGAAACGAGCCCACACCCACACCCACACCAGAGAATGTCACTACACACCCGGCCCCGGCCGCCACTGATTTGGAGAGTGGCGGACTGTCCGTGGATGTGATCATGGAGAGGTGGAAGACCGAAGATCTTCTCCAAAAATGCTCGTTAGCCTCGCGTGTGTTCGGCTTCATCTTCTCTTTCTTGACCCTCATCATCATGGCCACCAACATTCATGGCGATTGGCGAGATTTTTACCATTACGAAGAATACAG GTATGTACTGGTGGTGGCAATTCTGTCGACCTCATATGCATCTTTCCAATCGTGGCGCCAAATTCACAAACTTGCAACAAATAAAAATCTATTCTCATGGCCGAATTCAGCTGCGATTGATTATGGCTGCGATCAGGTTTGTTCGGcttaa